A genome region from Corynebacterium uberis includes the following:
- a CDS encoding RNA polymerase sigma factor — protein MKHHSERDDARVTDLALKAGRGDRRALTEFIRATQNDVWRLLAHLGDPDLADDLTQETYLRVITALPRFAAAAPARTWLLAIARRVWVDNIRHDMARPRKSATEYEDAAATRASTDSTEATWSEWIDVRSRIDALPPERREALILTQVLGHTYEEAAKIAGVRVGTIRSRVARARADLLAQ, from the coding sequence GTGAAACACCACTCCGAGCGCGACGACGCCCGCGTCACCGACCTGGCCCTCAAGGCCGGCCGTGGCGACCGCCGCGCGCTCACGGAGTTCATCCGCGCCACCCAAAACGACGTCTGGCGCCTCCTCGCGCACCTCGGCGACCCCGACCTCGCCGACGACCTCACCCAAGAAACCTACCTGCGCGTCATCACCGCACTACCCCGCTTCGCCGCCGCCGCACCCGCCCGCACCTGGCTGCTGGCCATCGCCCGGCGCGTCTGGGTAGACAACATCCGCCACGACATGGCCCGCCCCCGCAAATCCGCCACCGAATATGAGGACGCCGCCGCCACCCGCGCCTCTACCGACTCCACCGAGGCCACCTGGTCCGAATGGATCGACGTGCGCTCGCGTATCGACGCCCTGCCTCCCGAACGCCGCGAGGCACTCATCCTCACCCAGGTCCTCGGGCACACCTATGAGGAAGCAGCAAAAATCGCGGGCGTGCGCGTGGGAACAATCCGCTCCCGCGTCGCGCGCGCCCGCGCCGATCTGCTCGCCCAATAG
- a CDS encoding aspartate kinase produces the protein MALIVQKYGGSSLETAARIRNVAERIVATKKKGNDVVVVCSAMGDTTDDLLDLAAQVSPVPPAREMDMLLTAGERISNALVAMAIDSLGAKAQSFTGSQAGVLTTERHGNARIVDVTPGRVQEALDKGRICIVAGFQGVNKESRDVTTLGRGGSDTTAVALAAALGADVCEIYSDVDGVYTADPRIVPNACKLDKISFEEMLELAAVGSKILVLRSVEYARAFDVPLRVRSSYSNDPGTLVAGSMEDIPVEEAVLTGVATDMSEAKITVLGIPDNPGEAAKVFRVLADAEINIDMVLQNVSSLEDNTTDITFTCPRSDGPRAMEMMKKLQAEGQWANVLYDDQIGKVSLVGAGMKSHPGVTADFAEALRDVGINIELITTSEIRISVLIRESDIDNAARALHEKFELGGDDIATVYAGTGR, from the coding sequence GTGGCACTGATCGTCCAAAAATATGGCGGCTCCTCTTTGGAGACCGCAGCAAGAATCCGCAATGTCGCGGAGAGAATCGTGGCCACCAAGAAGAAGGGCAATGACGTTGTCGTCGTGTGCTCCGCTATGGGGGATACCACCGATGACCTGCTGGATCTGGCGGCCCAGGTGTCCCCGGTCCCGCCGGCCCGGGAGATGGACATGCTGTTGACCGCCGGGGAGCGGATCTCTAACGCCCTGGTGGCCATGGCCATCGATTCCTTGGGCGCCAAGGCGCAGTCTTTCACCGGCTCCCAGGCGGGGGTGCTCACCACGGAGCGCCACGGCAACGCCCGGATTGTTGATGTCACCCCGGGCCGGGTGCAGGAGGCCCTGGATAAGGGGCGGATCTGCATCGTGGCCGGCTTCCAGGGCGTGAATAAGGAGTCGCGCGATGTGACCACCCTGGGCCGCGGCGGTTCGGACACCACGGCGGTGGCCTTGGCGGCGGCGCTGGGGGCGGATGTGTGTGAAATTTATTCAGACGTGGACGGGGTGTACACCGCCGATCCGCGGATCGTTCCTAACGCGTGCAAGCTGGACAAGATCTCTTTTGAGGAGATGCTGGAGCTGGCGGCCGTTGGTTCGAAGATCTTGGTGTTGCGCAGCGTGGAGTACGCTCGGGCTTTCGATGTGCCGCTGCGCGTGCGTTCGTCTTATAGCAATGATCCCGGCACGCTGGTGGCCGGGTCGATGGAGGATATTCCTGTGGAAGAAGCAGTTCTCACTGGCGTGGCCACCGACATGTCGGAGGCGAAGATCACCGTGCTTGGTATCCCGGATAATCCGGGTGAGGCGGCGAAGGTGTTCCGGGTGCTGGCGGACGCGGAGATCAATATTGACATGGTGTTGCAGAATGTGTCCTCCCTGGAGGACAACACCACGGATATCACGTTTACGTGCCCGCGCTCTGATGGTCCGCGCGCGATGGAGATGATGAAGAAGCTCCAGGCGGAGGGCCAGTGGGCCAACGTGCTCTATGACGACCAGATTGGCAAGGTCTCCCTGGTGGGTGCGGGGATGAAGTCCCACCCCGGGGTGACTGCGGATTTCGCGGAGGCGTTGCGCGATGTGGGGATCAACATCGAATTGATCACCACCTCGGAGATTCGTATTTCTGTGCTCATCCGCGAAAGTGACATTGATAACGCGGCGCGCGCGTTGCATGAAAAGTTTGAATTGGGCGGCGATGACATCGCCACCGTCTACGCTGGTACGGGCCGCTAA
- a CDS encoding Na+/H+ antiporter subunit G, translating into MTIAEIIISAIVVVATVLIVATAVALWRAPGPLTRVNLLGPTTSVALPLLIAAKLLRDWTTAGFDLHNFLRAVLAIAGLWVIAAVGSFYMGRAVYGVSVEDHKQ; encoded by the coding sequence ATGACCATCGCAGAAATCATCATCAGCGCCATCGTCGTGGTGGCCACAGTGCTCATCGTGGCCACCGCCGTGGCCCTGTGGCGCGCCCCCGGCCCGCTCACCCGAGTCAACCTGCTCGGCCCCACCACGTCCGTGGCCCTGCCGCTGCTCATCGCCGCCAAGCTGCTGCGCGACTGGACCACCGCCGGCTTTGACCTGCACAACTTCCTGCGCGCCGTGCTGGCCATCGCGGGCCTGTGGGTCATCGCCGCGGTGGGCAGCTTCTACATGGGCCGCGCCGTCTACGGAGTCAGCGTGGAGGACCACAAGCAGTAG
- a CDS encoding aspartate-semialdehyde dehydrogenase produces the protein MTTIAVVGATGQVGRVMRSILEERNFPADRVRFFASARSAGTHLTFRDQDVEVEDLAAVTPESVADVDIALFSAGGSTSKQWAPVFAAAGATVVDNSSAWRKDDQVPLIVSEVNPQEARELPRGIIANPNCTTMAAMPVLKVLHDAAGLTRLHVASYQAVSGSGLAGVEALAKQVAEIGDRNVELAHDGSLLAPEDLGPYVAPIAYNALPMAGAYVDDGSLETDEEQKLRNESRKILGIPELKVAGTCVRVPVFTGHTMVVHAEFSGEITVEQATALLNDAPGVTVVDVPTPLAAAGKDDSLVGRIRQDQSVDGNHGLVFVVASDNLRKGAALNTIQIAELLV, from the coding sequence ATGACCACCATCGCAGTTGTCGGGGCCACCGGTCAGGTGGGCCGCGTGATGCGTTCCATCCTTGAAGAGCGTAATTTCCCGGCTGACCGGGTGCGTTTCTTCGCGTCGGCGCGGTCGGCCGGCACTCACCTTACTTTCCGCGATCAGGACGTGGAGGTGGAAGATCTGGCGGCTGTGACGCCGGAGTCCGTCGCGGACGTGGATATTGCCTTGTTCTCTGCGGGCGGGTCGACGTCGAAGCAGTGGGCGCCGGTGTTTGCGGCCGCGGGGGCCACCGTGGTGGATAACTCTTCGGCGTGGCGCAAGGATGACCAGGTGCCGCTGATTGTCAGCGAGGTCAACCCGCAGGAGGCGCGCGAGTTGCCCCGCGGGATCATCGCCAACCCGAACTGCACCACCATGGCCGCCATGCCGGTGCTGAAGGTGCTGCATGACGCGGCCGGGCTGACCCGCCTGCATGTGGCGTCTTACCAGGCGGTGTCTGGTTCTGGTCTGGCGGGCGTGGAGGCGCTGGCTAAGCAGGTGGCGGAGATCGGGGACCGCAACGTGGAGCTGGCCCATGATGGGTCCTTGCTGGCCCCGGAGGATCTGGGCCCGTACGTGGCGCCGATTGCCTACAACGCGCTGCCGATGGCGGGTGCGTATGTGGATGATGGGTCGTTGGAGACCGACGAGGAGCAGAAGCTGCGCAATGAGTCGCGCAAGATTCTGGGCATCCCGGAACTGAAGGTTGCGGGCACGTGCGTGCGGGTGCCGGTGTTTACGGGCCACACGATGGTGGTGCATGCGGAGTTTTCCGGTGAGATCACCGTGGAGCAGGCCACGGCCTTGCTTAACGACGCCCCCGGCGTCACCGTTGTTGACGTGCCCACCCCGCTGGCTGCGGCGGGCAAGGATGATTCCCTGGTGGGCCGCATCCGCCAGGACCAGTCCGTGGACGGCAACCATGGCCTGGTGTTCGTGGTGGCCAGCGATAACCTGCGCAAGGGCGCGGCGCTGAACACCATCCAGATTGCGGAGCTGCTGGTCTAG
- a CDS encoding Ohr family peroxiredoxin translates to MADRIYAQKVTSTGAGRDGHVKGEGGIDFDVRPPKAGTGVNPESLFAAAWAACFNGALRKMMEDAGVDTEKFSPEVDAEVALNNDPSGVGFRLSGVVTARFANQDELDNAEELVAKAHDFCPFSKAVRGEFDAEAKLG, encoded by the coding sequence ATGGCAGATCGCATCTACGCACAGAAGGTCACCTCCACCGGCGCAGGCCGGGACGGACATGTGAAGGGCGAGGGCGGCATCGACTTTGATGTGCGCCCGCCGAAGGCCGGCACCGGCGTCAACCCGGAGTCCCTGTTTGCCGCAGCCTGGGCGGCCTGCTTCAACGGCGCGCTGCGCAAGATGATGGAAGACGCCGGCGTGGACACGGAGAAGTTCTCCCCCGAGGTTGACGCTGAGGTCGCCCTGAACAACGACCCCTCCGGCGTGGGCTTCCGCCTCTCCGGCGTGGTCACCGCCCGCTTTGCCAACCAGGACGAGCTGGACAACGCCGAGGAACTGGTTGCCAAGGCCCACGACTTCTGCCCGTTCTCCAAGGCCGTGCGCGGCGAGTTCGACGCCGAAGCGAAGCTGGGCTAG
- a CDS encoding energy-coupling factor transporter transmembrane component T, whose translation MSPTMPGAGHRGVGLHLDPRTTVLVILAVSTVLLSSFGSGSTLGQAGRWLLIAVPGALFLASGLVAPAVRYAVTFAVLAGLPVLVVRGWPDRPLIVDICATWCGGVSLIVPGITCCWYLLRTVSASEFVAAMQRIHCPDALAIPASIIFRFFPTIAEEYRDIRTAMRMRGISGVRNPVAMLEYRFVPLLVSVVGIGNELAMSAVTRGLGSAHRRTTLCDIGFRAGDAVVIVVLAVAVILLIAGGVMHL comes from the coding sequence ATGTCGCCCACGATGCCTGGGGCCGGGCACCGCGGCGTCGGGCTGCATCTGGATCCGCGCACCACGGTGCTCGTCATTCTTGCGGTGTCTACGGTGCTGCTTTCTTCTTTTGGCTCGGGCAGCACGCTGGGGCAGGCTGGGCGGTGGCTGCTCATCGCCGTTCCCGGCGCGCTCTTCCTCGCTTCGGGTCTGGTTGCGCCAGCCGTGCGCTACGCGGTGACGTTCGCGGTGCTGGCGGGGCTTCCCGTGCTGGTGGTGCGGGGGTGGCCGGACCGCCCGCTCATCGTGGATATCTGCGCCACGTGGTGCGGCGGTGTATCGCTGATCGTCCCCGGTATCACGTGCTGCTGGTACCTGCTTCGCACGGTCTCTGCCAGCGAGTTCGTCGCCGCGATGCAGCGTATTCACTGTCCTGATGCGTTGGCTATCCCTGCGTCCATTATTTTCCGGTTTTTCCCCACCATCGCCGAGGAGTACCGCGATATCCGCACCGCGATGCGGATGCGGGGTATTTCTGGTGTGCGCAATCCCGTTGCCATGCTGGAGTATCGGTTTGTGCCGCTGTTGGTCTCGGTGGTGGGCATTGGCAACGAGCTCGCTATGTCTGCGGTCACCCGTGGGCTGGGCTCGGCGCACCGGCGCACTACGCTGTGCGACATCGGCTTCCGCGCAGGTGATGCGGTAGTCATCGTGGTTCTGGCTGTGGCCGTGATCCTGCTGATCGCCGGTGGGGTGATGCACTTATGA
- the leuA gene encoding 2-isopropylmalate synthase — protein sequence MSPSDHISAPSEIRTPAGQPPADQPAWNTQRASSMPAGRYPSYVQEVEDFQLPDRTWPDRRFERAPQWCAVDLRDGNQALIDPMSPERKRRMFQLLVCMGYKEIEVGFPSASQTDFDFVREIIERDMIPDDVTIQVLVQAREHLIRRTFEACEGARNVIVHFYNSTSILQRKVVFRKDKAAIKKLATDAAHLIKDIAADYPDTNWRWEYSPESYTGTEVAYAKEVCDAVTAIMEPTPQRPMIINLPSTVEMITPNVYADTIEWMDRNLERRDSIVLSLHPHNDRGTGIATAELGFLAGADRIEGCLFGNGERTGNVDLVTLGLNLLTQGIDPQIDFSDLPSIRATVEYCNQLRVPERHPYGGDLVFTAFSGSHQDAINKGLDAMAAQVRPGATNTDVDWEDLRDTTWEVPYLPIDPKDVGRDYEAVIRVNSQSGKGGVAYIMKTDHGMHLPRPIQVEFSQAIQAVTDAEGGEVSSKSMWDIFAQEYLEPDSPLNLEHISVDNPAADSGDVTATVEVTFKGEARQITGTGNGPVAAYTNALESLGVDVEVQDYSQHALTAGDDADAACYVRAFVNGTSAWGVGIASSTTAASIRAVNSAINRAVATDSGVPQGR from the coding sequence ATGTCTCCTTCTGATCACATCAGCGCCCCCTCCGAAATCCGCACCCCCGCAGGCCAGCCGCCGGCAGACCAGCCCGCCTGGAACACCCAGCGCGCCTCCTCCATGCCCGCCGGGCGCTACCCCTCCTACGTCCAGGAAGTAGAAGACTTCCAGCTGCCGGACCGCACCTGGCCCGACCGCCGCTTCGAGCGCGCCCCCCAGTGGTGCGCCGTCGACCTGCGCGACGGCAACCAAGCACTGATCGACCCGATGAGCCCCGAGCGCAAGCGGCGCATGTTCCAGCTGCTGGTGTGCATGGGCTACAAGGAAATCGAGGTCGGCTTCCCGTCCGCCTCCCAAACTGACTTTGACTTTGTGCGCGAGATCATCGAACGCGACATGATCCCCGACGACGTGACCATCCAGGTCCTGGTCCAGGCGCGCGAGCACCTGATCCGGCGGACCTTCGAAGCCTGCGAAGGCGCGCGCAACGTCATCGTCCACTTCTACAACTCCACGTCGATCCTGCAACGCAAGGTGGTCTTCCGCAAGGACAAGGCAGCCATCAAGAAGCTGGCCACCGACGCCGCCCACCTGATCAAGGACATCGCCGCCGACTACCCGGACACCAACTGGCGCTGGGAATACTCCCCGGAGTCCTACACCGGCACCGAGGTCGCCTACGCCAAGGAAGTCTGCGACGCCGTCACCGCCATCATGGAGCCCACCCCGCAGCGCCCCATGATCATCAACCTGCCCTCCACCGTGGAGATGATCACCCCCAACGTCTACGCGGACACCATCGAATGGATGGACCGCAACCTGGAACGCCGCGACTCCATCGTGCTGTCCCTGCACCCCCACAATGACCGCGGCACCGGCATCGCCACCGCCGAACTGGGCTTCCTGGCCGGCGCCGACCGCATCGAAGGCTGCCTGTTTGGCAACGGAGAACGCACCGGCAACGTCGACCTGGTCACCTTGGGACTCAACCTGCTGACCCAGGGCATCGACCCGCAGATCGACTTCTCCGACCTGCCCAGCATCCGCGCCACCGTGGAATACTGCAACCAGCTGCGCGTCCCGGAACGCCACCCCTACGGCGGCGACCTGGTCTTCACCGCATTCTCCGGATCCCACCAAGACGCCATCAACAAGGGACTCGACGCCATGGCCGCCCAGGTGCGCCCCGGCGCCACCAACACCGACGTCGATTGGGAAGACCTGCGCGACACCACCTGGGAAGTGCCCTACCTGCCCATCGACCCCAAGGACGTGGGCCGCGACTACGAGGCCGTCATCCGCGTCAACTCCCAATCCGGCAAGGGTGGCGTGGCTTACATCATGAAGACCGACCACGGCATGCACCTGCCGCGGCCGATCCAGGTCGAATTCTCCCAAGCCATCCAAGCCGTCACCGACGCCGAAGGCGGCGAAGTCAGCTCCAAGAGCATGTGGGACATCTTCGCCCAGGAATACCTGGAGCCGGACAGCCCCTTAAACCTGGAGCACATCTCCGTGGACAACCCCGCCGCAGACTCCGGCGACGTCACCGCCACCGTGGAGGTCACCTTCAAGGGCGAAGCTCGCCAGATCACCGGCACCGGAAACGGCCCCGTCGCCGCCTACACCAACGCCCTGGAATCCCTGGGCGTCGACGTAGAGGTACAGGACTACTCGCAGCACGCCCTGACCGCCGGCGACGACGCCGACGCTGCCTGCTACGTGCGCGCCTTTGTCAACGGCACCTCCGCGTGGGGCGTGGGCATTGCCTCCTCCACCACCGCGGCATCCATCCGCGCCGTCAACTCCGCGATCAACCGCGCAGTGGCCACCGATAGCGGGGTCCCGCAAGGGCGCTAA
- a CDS encoding ABC transporter ATP-binding protein, translated as MIELRDVSMRYGEDDAEPVLRDLSVSIAAGQLVVVCGESGCGKSSMLRLINGVAFAFGQAHISGEVLLNDAPITHAPPQQIAERVGSVFQNPKSQFFTLEVSSELAFGCENLGVAPTEIRRRIGAVSADFHMTDLLDRSLFALSGGQKQKVACASVAAMHPDVLLLDEPSANLDLAAVDELHEVIARWKAQGRTILVAEHRLSYLADLADRVLVLSHGAIAHDLTGEQFRALSDDELHHLGLRSTRVVPEVHRQPRAVEDTLTLNNLRLTYPQASAPALDIRHAQLPRGQVIGVVGRNGAGKSTFVRALTGIEPRARGTVRIGEQTLASPRHRLRHSYLVMQDVNHQLFGESVDADVMIGTGGKPAADDARLAEVLGALDLADQRDRHPMSLSGGERQRVAIASAVLSQREVIVFDEPTSGLDLRRMDQVAQLLATLANQGASVLVVTHDVELLARCCDCLLHVTAGKLAAAETCTSAALERTVRFLRGQDE; from the coding sequence ATGATTGAGTTGCGCGACGTGTCGATGCGCTACGGCGAGGACGACGCCGAGCCGGTGCTCCGCGATCTGTCTGTGTCTATTGCCGCGGGGCAGCTGGTGGTGGTGTGCGGCGAGTCCGGCTGCGGAAAATCCAGCATGCTTCGCCTGATCAATGGGGTGGCTTTCGCTTTCGGTCAGGCCCACATCTCTGGGGAGGTTCTGCTTAACGACGCCCCCATCACGCACGCTCCCCCACAACAGATCGCCGAGCGCGTCGGTTCGGTTTTCCAAAACCCCAAGTCACAGTTCTTCACCCTGGAGGTCAGCAGCGAGCTGGCGTTTGGCTGCGAGAACCTGGGCGTAGCGCCTACGGAGATCCGGCGGCGAATCGGCGCGGTGAGCGCGGACTTCCACATGACGGACCTGCTCGACCGGAGCCTGTTTGCGCTCTCGGGCGGGCAGAAGCAGAAGGTGGCGTGCGCCTCCGTGGCGGCGATGCACCCTGATGTGCTGCTGCTCGACGAGCCATCGGCAAACCTCGACCTGGCGGCCGTCGATGAGCTCCACGAGGTTATCGCCCGGTGGAAGGCCCAGGGCCGGACCATCCTGGTGGCTGAGCATCGGCTCTCGTACCTGGCGGATCTGGCCGACCGGGTCCTGGTCTTAAGCCACGGTGCCATCGCCCACGACCTCACCGGCGAGCAGTTCCGGGCCCTGAGCGACGATGAGCTGCACCACCTGGGGCTGCGCTCCACACGGGTGGTGCCCGAGGTCCATCGTCAACCCCGGGCCGTGGAGGACACCCTGACGCTGAACAACCTGCGCCTGACGTACCCACAGGCCAGTGCTCCTGCCCTGGACATCAGACATGCGCAGCTACCACGGGGCCAGGTGATCGGGGTGGTTGGGCGCAATGGCGCCGGTAAGTCCACCTTTGTTCGCGCACTGACGGGTATCGAGCCACGAGCACGGGGCACCGTGCGGATCGGGGAACAGACCCTGGCCTCGCCGCGGCACCGGCTGCGCCACTCCTACCTGGTGATGCAGGATGTCAACCACCAGCTGTTCGGGGAGAGCGTCGACGCGGACGTGATGATCGGTACCGGTGGGAAGCCTGCGGCAGATGATGCTCGACTGGCCGAGGTACTTGGCGCGCTAGACCTGGCCGATCAGCGCGATCGGCACCCAATGTCCCTGTCTGGCGGTGAGCGCCAGCGCGTCGCCATTGCCTCCGCGGTACTCAGCCAGCGCGAGGTGATCGTTTTCGACGAACCCACCAGCGGGCTCGACCTGCGCCGCATGGATCAGGTAGCCCAGCTCTTAGCTACCTTGGCTAACCAGGGCGCCTCCGTCCTGGTGGTCACCCACGACGTGGAGCTTTTGGCCCGCTGCTGCGACTGCCTCCTGCACGTGACGGCAGGCAAGCTGGCCGCTGCCGAGACCTGCACCAGCGCGGCGCTCGAACGCACGGTGCGGTTCTTGCGCGGCCAAGACGAGTAG
- a CDS encoding catalase: MAQNQPKTTDEILAHGRTDTIAENTRRENGAPVPSEHFSVTAGPQGPTILNDIQLIEKLAHFNRERVPERNPHAKGNGAFGELHITEDVSKYTKAALFQKGTVTPMAIRFSTVAGEQGSPDTWRDVHGFALRFYTTEGNYDIVGNNTPTFFLRDAMKFPDFIHSQKRLGGSGLRDADMQWDFWTRTPETAHQVTYLMGDRGTPRSEREMNGYGSHTFQWINEEGTPFWVKYHFISRQGVHNFTDAEAEEMAGKNADHLREDLYNAIEAGDYPIWDVKVQIMPVDEAEGYRFNPFDLTKTWSLKDYPRHDVGYFVLNRNPENFFAQIEQLALDPANLVPGVGLSPDKMLMGRVFAYADAQRYRIGPNYRHLPVNQPLTPRNTQQHEGPMAYLFNAPDHPTYAPNKSQVQDGYLDNGETSAVHKHGNADDVYMAVDAHGNDLTRGAYIQHPEDDDFGQPGTLYREVYDDAAKARLVDNITNAMNGVSPETEERCYWYWGQVDEELGRRVKEEFKRKQAAK, translated from the coding sequence ATGGCTCAGAACCAGCCCAAGACCACAGACGAGATCCTGGCGCACGGTCGCACAGACACCATCGCGGAGAACACTCGCCGCGAAAACGGCGCCCCCGTGCCCTCCGAGCACTTCTCCGTCACCGCAGGCCCGCAGGGGCCCACCATCCTCAATGACATCCAGCTCATTGAAAAGCTCGCCCACTTCAACCGCGAGCGCGTCCCGGAGCGCAACCCCCACGCCAAGGGCAACGGCGCCTTCGGCGAGCTGCACATCACCGAAGATGTGTCCAAGTACACCAAGGCGGCGCTGTTCCAAAAGGGCACCGTCACCCCCATGGCCATCCGTTTCTCCACGGTCGCCGGCGAGCAGGGCTCCCCGGACACCTGGCGCGACGTTCACGGCTTTGCCCTGCGCTTCTACACCACCGAGGGCAACTATGACATCGTGGGCAACAACACGCCCACCTTCTTCCTGCGCGATGCGATGAAGTTCCCGGACTTCATCCACTCCCAGAAGCGCCTCGGCGGCTCCGGCCTGCGCGACGCGGACATGCAGTGGGACTTCTGGACCCGCACCCCGGAGACCGCCCACCAGGTCACCTACCTCATGGGCGACCGCGGCACCCCGCGCTCCGAGCGTGAGATGAACGGCTACGGCTCCCACACCTTCCAGTGGATCAATGAGGAAGGCACCCCGTTCTGGGTGAAGTACCACTTCATCTCCCGGCAGGGCGTGCACAACTTCACCGACGCGGAGGCCGAGGAGATGGCCGGCAAGAACGCCGACCACCTGCGCGAGGACCTCTACAACGCCATCGAGGCCGGCGACTACCCCATCTGGGACGTCAAGGTGCAGATCATGCCCGTCGACGAGGCCGAGGGCTACCGCTTCAACCCCTTCGACCTGACCAAGACCTGGTCGCTGAAGGACTACCCGCGCCACGACGTCGGCTACTTTGTGCTCAACCGCAACCCGGAGAACTTCTTCGCCCAGATTGAGCAGCTAGCGCTCGACCCGGCCAACCTGGTGCCCGGCGTGGGCCTGTCGCCCGACAAGATGCTCATGGGCCGCGTCTTCGCCTACGCGGACGCCCAGCGCTACCGCATCGGGCCGAACTACCGCCACCTGCCCGTCAACCAGCCGCTGACCCCGCGCAACACCCAGCAGCACGAAGGCCCCATGGCCTACCTGTTCAACGCGCCGGATCACCCCACCTACGCGCCGAACAAGTCGCAGGTGCAGGACGGCTACCTGGACAATGGGGAGACCTCCGCGGTGCACAAGCACGGCAACGCCGATGACGTCTACATGGCCGTGGACGCCCACGGCAACGACCTCACCCGCGGCGCCTACATCCAGCACCCGGAAGATGATGACTTCGGCCAGCCCGGCACCCTCTACCGCGAGGTCTACGACGACGCGGCCAAGGCCCGCCTGGTGGACAACATCACCAACGCCATGAACGGCGTGTCCCCGGAGACCGAGGAGCGCTGCTACTGGTACTGGGGCCAGGTCGATGAAGAGCTCGGCCGCCGCGTCAAGGAAGAGTTCAAGCGCAAGCAGGCCGCCAAGTAG
- a CDS encoding MptD family putative ECF transporter S component, which yields MPTTADTTPGAARMQRLTIPDLMTIGIFFVINMVAGVAIAFIGITPITYVMITSIQALVLGIPMMLFLAKVHKPGMVFIFLALSGIASLLLGLGVWPLVMSLVMAVIAELVLRAGTYRSAAHSVLAYAFMAVSPTASYIPLFFTTQQYLDSSDMQAKYGSSFADGLGSLGQMSWLFGIIVGVTFVCGILGGLLGRRIFTKHFQRAGIA from the coding sequence ATGCCTACCACTGCTGACACCACCCCCGGCGCGGCGCGGATGCAGCGGCTGACCATCCCCGATCTGATGACCATTGGCATCTTTTTTGTCATCAACATGGTGGCCGGCGTCGCCATCGCGTTCATCGGAATCACCCCCATCACCTACGTCATGATCACCAGCATCCAGGCGCTTGTCCTGGGCATCCCGATGATGCTGTTCCTGGCCAAGGTGCACAAGCCAGGCATGGTCTTTATTTTTCTGGCGCTCAGTGGCATTGCCAGCCTGCTGCTGGGGCTAGGCGTGTGGCCGTTGGTGATGAGCCTGGTGATGGCGGTCATCGCCGAGTTGGTGCTGCGCGCGGGCACCTACCGCAGCGCTGCCCACAGCGTGCTGGCCTACGCGTTCATGGCTGTGAGCCCCACCGCGTCCTACATCCCGTTATTTTTCACCACGCAGCAGTACCTAGACAGTAGCGATATGCAGGCCAAGTACGGGTCCAGCTTCGCCGACGGTCTGGGTTCTCTTGGACAGATGAGCTGGCTGTTCGGGATCATCGTTGGCGTCACGTTCGTCTGCGGCATCCTCGGCGGGCTGCTGGGCCGGCGCATCTTTACCAAGCACTTTCAGCGGGCGGGCATCGCCTGA
- a CDS encoding DMT family transporter has translation MHSNVLAIAFALSSALTIAWGTVVRHRIAEDAPADGSLKGSPFWNAISRPLWWAGTGTALLGYGLQVIALAFGTLLVVQPILVLSLMFTLPLSAYADGRRISRIEMRWAGLLTAAVAVLVVVGQPQAGNPHPPLERWVPALLVGAVVLIGLERLAQLQIRREKALLLGVVTGALFGYVAVLSKAVVDVFVHAGFWGLITNWETYGLIAGATLGTIVQQYSFNAGALKNSLPAMTITEPIVAFSLGYVVLGESFQVSSVLGWLAMGAALVVMIVSTIVLSSRGVH, from the coding sequence GTGCACAGCAATGTTCTAGCCATCGCCTTCGCACTGTCTTCGGCCCTCACCATCGCCTGGGGAACCGTGGTGCGCCACCGCATCGCCGAAGACGCCCCCGCCGACGGTTCCTTGAAAGGCTCACCCTTCTGGAACGCCATCAGCCGCCCCCTGTGGTGGGCCGGCACCGGAACCGCACTGCTGGGCTATGGACTCCAGGTCATCGCCTTAGCCTTTGGCACCCTGCTGGTGGTCCAACCCATCCTGGTGCTTTCCCTAATGTTCACCCTGCCGCTGTCCGCCTACGCCGACGGCCGGCGCATCTCCCGCATTGAGATGCGGTGGGCAGGCCTGCTCACCGCCGCCGTCGCGGTGCTCGTGGTGGTGGGCCAGCCCCAGGCCGGAAACCCCCACCCCCCGCTAGAGCGCTGGGTGCCCGCACTGCTCGTCGGCGCCGTGGTGCTCATCGGCCTAGAGCGCCTCGCGCAGCTACAGATCCGCCGAGAAAAGGCCCTGCTCCTCGGCGTGGTCACCGGCGCCCTATTCGGCTACGTGGCCGTGCTGTCTAAGGCCGTGGTGGACGTGTTCGTGCACGCCGGGTTCTGGGGGCTGATCACCAACTGGGAGACCTACGGGCTCATCGCCGGGGCAACGCTGGGCACCATCGTGCAGCAGTATTCGTTTAATGCCGGGGCGCTGAAGAACTCCCTGCCCGCTATGACAATCACCGAGCCCATTGTCGCCTTCTCCCTGGGCTACGTGGTCCTGGGCGAGAGCTTCCAGGTCAGCTCCGTGCTGGGGTGGTTGGCCATGGGCGCCGCCCTCGTGGTGATGATCGTGTCCACCATCGTGCTGTCCAGCCGCGGGGTGCACTAG